Part of the Candidatus Omnitrophota bacterium genome is shown below.
GCTGGTAGACTTATAATCCACCACCATATATTCGCCTTTACTGTTCTGCCATAAATCATCGATTGCCCCAAAGATTAGTAAATTCGTCGGCTTATCCAATACCTGAACCCCTTTGAAATTATTTCTCCATTCATCCAACTGGGCAAGTTTTGCCGGGAACGCGTCCACTCCGTATTTTTTCATCAACGGATGCGCCTGGCCGCTTTTACGCAATAAATCAAACTCTTTTTTCAACAAGGTATCCACCGCGCTGTTTAAGGTATACGGGAACATCGGCGGAGCCCCCACCCCCAGCCGGCGGTCCAGGTAAAAACACCGCGGGCAATTCGTAAAAAGCTCAATCTTGGAACGGCTCAGCTTAAAGGGCTCGACGCTTTTAGGATTATAAAGGTTCCTGTCTCTTTTTGGCGTGTAGTATTCTGACATATTTTCTCTATTTACGCTCTTTTACAAAAAGCGGCAATGAGGCTTTCTGCTGCCCATCGATGGCTAAATCAATCGAATACTCTCCCAGCCTCTGCAGATTTAATCCTTGAATATTCAGAATCAAATGCGCTGAACCGGAGCTTTGCTCTTCGGGGAAATTCATGGTTATTACCCCTTGGGCGGGTGGAATGACATTTTTCCCATCCGCGTCCACAAAATGCACCACGACTTTATGCTCTCCCCGTTCAATTTTCTCAAATCGCGCTCTCAAGGCAATCGCGCACTGTTGATGCACCGCCGGAGTTTTGGTTACCCAAATCGTGTCAAAGGCGCCAAGCATGCTAAGTTTACCGAAATCCGCGGTTGCCGCGTCACATAAAGCAAAGATTTCTATTTGCATCTAGGCCTCCCACTTATTTTTTTCAATAATTTTCCGCTAAAACTTCGTAATATGCCTGCGGATGTTTACAGGCAGGGCATTCTTTAGGCGCCTCAGTCCCTTCTACCACGTAGCCGCAGTTAATGCAGTGCCATTTAACAACCGCGTTTTTCTTAAATACTTCAGCATTGCCGATATTATTAATCAGTTTCCTATACCTGCTTTCATGAAATTTTTCTACTTTGGATATCTGCTCAAAACTCCGCGCTATCTCAGCAAACCCCTCGTCTTTTGCTATCTTGGCGAAATCCGAATAAAGAGTTGTCCATTCTAAATTTTCTCCGGCAGCGGCCGCCTCAAGATTGCTTTTGGTATCCTCAATCATTCCTGCTGGATATGCCGCGGTAATCTCCACATCACCGCCCTCCAAATGTTTAAAAAACATCTTGGCATGTTCCTTTTCGTTTTCCGCTGTCTCGCTAAAGATATTGGTGATCTGTTCGTACCCCTCTTTTCGTGCCGCGCTGGCAAAATAAGTATACCTATTCCGTGCCTGAGATTCCCCGGCAAAAGCTTTCAGGAGATTTTTCTCTGTCTTTGAACCTTTAATTGTTTTGCCCATTTTTGCCACCTCCATCCACTTCTGGTTTTTAATAATTGAAGAGATCCTTTAATAGATATTGTTTACCCGCGGCCTTGTTCAAAGCATTAAGTATCCGGTATTGGATTTTTAAATTCAAACGCCTGCCTTTGGCCGCGCGAGCAACCATTTTATGCGTAATCTGCTCGGTGGAATTACTTACCAAATCATGCGACTTAAACCCATGTTCAGCCATAATTTTAGCAATCGGCTGCTCCCCAAGATCGCGTTCAATTTCGTTATTCATGATAAAAATAGAAACGGTCCCATTATTTTTATCTTCTTATCCTCTCCAGAAATACAGTGATGCGGTTAAAACAATGCCAATAAGATAAAGAAACAGCGTCCCTGATATAAAGTAGGGATAGATCATTAAAACAATCCCAATAACCATCGGCCTAAATGACGCTATTTTCTTGCCATAAATAAAAGCTACAAAACCAATGGAACCGAAAATTAAACCTGCGAATAAATTAGATGGACTAAAATTACCAAGCTGGAACATAATAAAGCCTCATCCTTGCTATAAAAGACTAGATTATATTGCTCTACATCAATTGGCTATTACTTATTGAAAAATGAACACTTACAAAAGTAAACTTATCTTCTTATTTGTCTCCTACTTCGACAACGACATCTCTTCTTTTAAAAATTCTGCTTTGTTGAATTTACTGATAAATCTTCCCTGGTTTAACTTGTTTTCAACAGTTAGAAGCTCATTATATAAATATATCAAACTATCGAAACTTGAAGGATCTTTTTCTCTTTCGCGTTTAATATACTCTTCTAATAAAAAATAATATCCGTGAAGCCAATAAAAAAACATTCTCCACAGAACTTCTTTGTCAAGAACTCCTTTTCGAAATAGAATTCCTATTGTTCCAAAGAATTCAAGCACGCCCCCCTCATCTTTACAATGATTCTCGTGACAACTTTCAATAGACTTGGCAGTTTTCTTTCTAGCATCCATCATTTCGCGACTGTTAAAACGTTCATCTAGTTTTAAAATTATATCAATATTCAAAACAAGTCTGGAACGATGATTCTCCTGGATAACTGCCCAAATTGCAATTACAGCTGCAGCTACGGTCCCCCATGCACTAATCATTTCATAATGCTGAAATTTAGGGAAACTCTTTATGAGTATTATAGTAGTCAGAACCCAAAGAGCAGCAATAGTAAGCCATTTTTGCAATTTATTCACTAGAACCCTCCTTCTTTAAACCCTAGAACACCTCGTTCTACACCAATTGACTTTTATCTATTATCTGGCAACTAATTAGAAATACCACTCTCTATTCTGTGCCCAAAACGTGCCCAATTTACTAAGTAATTTTTTTTAATGTATATCAGCGGGTGACGATGGCTGGATTCGAGGACGCTTCAGGCGGCCGAGAAACAGGCATCGGCAGGACCCGCGTAAACCGAGATTGCTTCGTCCGCCTTCGGCGGACTCGCAATGACACGGAATTCGTATATATTCTAGCTTGACAACGCCGGGATTTCAAGTATACTTATTAAACTAAATTGAAAGGATATTTAAAATGCTTAAAGAATGCGTAATCTGTAAAAAAGTCGCCCTTACCGGAAAAGTTTTATCCAGAAAAGGACAGTATAAGTCCAAGGGCGGAACCGGTTCCAAGATCGCCCGCTGGAGCAAACGCAAATTTCTGGCCAATCTTCAGACTGTGCATATAGTAGTTAATGGCACGCCGAAGAAGGCCTACATCTGCACCAAGTGCATCAAAAAAGGCAATTTCCAAAAAGCGGTTCCCAGAAAACCCAAACCTGCTATTTAAAAAAGATATCTTTGGCCTCAAGGATCATTGATTCCTCCTGGCGCCAACTGTCTATTTTCGGGGTATAAACCAAGTCAAAAGAAGTTGCCTGCAACAAACTTTCTCTTAAACTGCTCATCCCAAAAGCAATTACCTGGCTGGTAGTCACTCCGTCAGTTGCCCAAAACTTTAAAGTCCCACGGTTTAAAAGCTGAACTTCTCCTTTAAGCCTCAATGCGCGCGTATAAAATAAAGGTTCGGGATTGGCCATACCAAACGGCTCCAAAAGTTCCAATTCCTTAACTAACCCCTCATTTAAATCCGCGAAACTAAGCTCTAAATCAATATCCCGGCTGGGAAGCAAATCATCAAAGTTCAACCGGTCGCTGGCCAACTTATTAATACTTTTCCTGAAATCATCGATATTATCTTTAGTAATTAAGAGGCCGGCGGCATGGGCATGGCCGCCAAAACTATCCAGGAGCTCCTTAGAATCCATCAACGCGTCAAAGAGATGGAAATTTTGGATGGAGCGCGCCGAGCCCTTGCATAAATTTTCATTAATTGAGATAACAATCGCCGGCCGGTAAAATCTATCCGCCAGCTTGGAAGCCACAATCCCTAAAACACCCTGATGCCAGTCTTCTTTGGCAATCACAATGACTTTATGGTCCTTAAAATTAACCTGATGGTTAATCAGCTCCTCAGCTTCTTCTAAAATTTTCCCTTCAACCTTCTGGCGCTCGCGATTTAACTTCTCTAATTCTTTGGCTAAATCTTGCGCATCCGTGATACTCTGGCTCATCAGCAGTTTTAAGGATACTTCGGCATTAGCCATCCTGCCGGCAGCATTTAAGCGCGGAGCAATAATAAAACTTACATAGGTAGAATTAAATTTTTTATTTTCGATTCCCGCGTTTTCGATGATCTGCCGCAAGCCCAATCTTTTAGTCTGCGGTAATCTAAACAAACCTTCTTTGACAATAATCCGGTTTTCTCCGGTTAACGGCACGCTATCGGCAATTGTGCCTAAGGTAACCAAATCCAGGTCATCAACTAATAAAGAACCGGCTAAGCCTTGAGCGAATTTATAAGCTACCCCTACCCCGGCCAGCTCCCGGTAAGGATAACCGGAATGTTTTACTTTGGGATTGATAATACAGGATGCCGCGGGTAAATTTGAATTTTGCGGCTCATGATGGTCGGTAACGATGACATCGATATTTGCCTGCCTCAAAGCCTGGATTTCTTTGTGGTTAACGATCCCGCAGTCAGCGGTAACCATAAGCCTTACCTGTTTTTCTTTGGCAAAATTAACAATTTCATTATTTAGGCCATAACCTTCGGTAATCCGGTGCGGAATATGGTGCAAAACATCCAAGCCCATTGCCTCAAGCGTAGTTTTAAGCAAGACCGTGCTGGTTATCCCATCCACATCATAATCGCCAAAGACCATTACCCTTTCTTTATTCTCTTGCGCCTTCTTCACCAGGCTGATTGCTTTAGGTATATCCGCGAATAAATGCGGGCTGAATAAATCGCCGATTGAAGGTTTGAGGAATTTTTCCGCCGAAGCTACCGTGGTGACTTTGCGGTTGATTAATATTTGGGCTAATATTTTTGAGATGCCTAATTCTTTGGAAAACTGATTTTGCAGAGAAACATGGGGAGTGGCAATCCTTAAGATTTTATGCGAGGACATTACATTTTTTCCGGTTGAGCAATACCTAAAAGCTCTAATCCACAGGATAAAACAATTTTTACTCCTTTAATCAAGGCAAGGCGGGCGCCGGTTAAGGCGTCATCCTGGCCTAAAACGCGGTGTAAATCGTAAAATTTATGGAAACTTTCCGAGAGCTCCTGAAGATATACTGTAAGCATATACGGGTCGCAAGTAACCAAACAAATGTTTAAGGCCGCCTCAAACTCTAACAATTTCTTGATCAAGCTTAACTCTTCTTTCTCTTTAAGCACAGAAAGATCTAAATCATCTTTAATTTTTACCGCGCTGCCGCGCAATATGCTGCAGATACGCGCGTGGGCATATTGGACATAGTAAACCGGGTTTTCCGAGGATTGTTTCTTGGCTACCTCTAAATCAAAGTCCAAGTGGCTGGAGGTGCGCCGCATTAAAAAGAAAAACCTGGAGGCATCTTTACCCACTTCCTCCAAAACCTCACGCAAAGTGATATATTGGCCGCGCCGGGTAGACATCTGGATTTCTTGTCCATTCCTAAAAATAGTCGCTAGCTGGACAATAACTACGGATAGGTCATCTTTATTATGTCCAAAGGCCTCAATCGAAGCCTTGATCCGGTTGATATAACCGTGATGGTCCGGGCCCCAGAGATTGATCAACCAGTTAAACCCGCGCTTAAATTTATCCTCGTGATACGCGATATCCGGCGCCAAATAGGTCTGGCTGCCATCGCTTTTAATAATTACCCGGTCCTTATCATCGCCAAAAGCGGTTGATTTAAACCAAAGCGCTCCGTCCTGCT
Proteins encoded:
- a CDS encoding PD-(D/E)XK nuclease family protein — encoded protein: MSEYYTPKRDRNLYNPKSVEPFKLSRSKIELFTNCPRCFYLDRRLGVGAPPMFPYTLNSAVDTLLKKEFDLLRKSGQAHPLMKKYGVDAFPAKLAQLDEWRNNFKGVQVLDKPTNLLIFGAIDDLWQNSKGEYMVVDYKSTSKPEEINALDEEWHGGYKRQMEIYQWLLRGNGFNVINTGYFVYCNGNTALEKFDAKLEFNLTLIAYEGNDSWVSGTIKEIHQCLNSDTIPQAAEDCDLCVYRKAASEVLGNK
- a CDS encoding rubrerythrin family protein, giving the protein MGKTIKGSKTEKNLLKAFAGESQARNRYTYFASAARKEGYEQITNIFSETAENEKEHAKMFFKHLEGGDVEITAAYPAGMIEDTKSNLEAAAAGENLEWTTLYSDFAKIAKDEGFAEIARSFEQISKVEKFHESRYRKLINNIGNAEVFKKNAVVKWHCINCGYVVEGTEAPKECPACKHPQAYYEVLAENY
- a CDS encoding L28 family ribosomal protein — translated: MLKECVICKKVALTGKVLSRKGQYKSKGGTGSKIARWSKRKFLANLQTVHIVVNGTPKKAYICTKCIKKGNFQKAVPRKPKPAI
- the recJ gene encoding single-stranded-DNA-specific exonuclease RecJ; its protein translation is MSSHKILRIATPHVSLQNQFSKELGISKILAQILINRKVTTVASAEKFLKPSIGDLFSPHLFADIPKAISLVKKAQENKERVMVFGDYDVDGITSTVLLKTTLEAMGLDVLHHIPHRITEGYGLNNEIVNFAKEKQVRLMVTADCGIVNHKEIQALRQANIDVIVTDHHEPQNSNLPAASCIINPKVKHSGYPYRELAGVGVAYKFAQGLAGSLLVDDLDLVTLGTIADSVPLTGENRIIVKEGLFRLPQTKRLGLRQIIENAGIENKKFNSTYVSFIIAPRLNAAGRMANAEVSLKLLMSQSITDAQDLAKELEKLNRERQKVEGKILEEAEELINHQVNFKDHKVIVIAKEDWHQGVLGIVASKLADRFYRPAIVISINENLCKGSARSIQNFHLFDALMDSKELLDSFGGHAHAAGLLITKDNIDDFRKSINKLASDRLNFDDLLPSRDIDLELSFADLNEGLVKELELLEPFGMANPEPLFYTRALRLKGEVQLLNRGTLKFWATDGVTTSQVIAFGMSSLRESLLQATSFDLVYTPKIDSWRQEESMILEAKDIFFK